AATCCCTGCGAGAATTATCAATGAGGATAAAGCATCGCTCCGGTGATGCCAGCCGTCCGCCCGGACCGACTCCGAATAAGTTTTCCGACTGATATGAAAGGCGTATTGAGCCATAAGTTCTTTTGAAATAATGGACAGGGATACAACCAGGATAGAGATCCAACCGTACTGAACAGCCGTATGGGATGATAAATTTTCGTAGGCTTTGATGAAAAATTCCCAGGATACGCCCACCAGCATCATGCCGATAAGTATTGCTGCAATGAGTTCGGCCCGACCGTGTCCAAAGGGGTGTTCTTTATCTGCGGGCCTTGTTGAAATCCTGGCACCAATTAATACAATCAGAGAACTGAGGGAATCGGACATTGTATGCCAGGCATCGGCAATGATAGCCACGGATCCACTGACAAGGCCTCCCCAGTATTTGATGATAAATAACAGGAGATTCCCTGCGATGGAGATATATCCTGCGCGGTTGATCGCTTTCCGTCGTGTATTGCTCATGGTTTTTCCTGTTCTAATCTCAGGCTTTTTTGTGTAAACTTTAAGCTTAAATTTACAAAATGGGAGGC
This genomic window from Candidatus Neomarinimicrobiota bacterium contains:
- a CDS encoding cation transporter; protein product: MSNTRRKAINRAGYISIAGNLLLFIIKYWGGLVSGSVAIIADAWHTMSDSLSSLIVLIGARISTRPADKEHPFGHGRAELIAAILIGMMLVGVSWEFFIKAYENLSSHTAVQYGWISILVVSLSIISKELMAQYAFHISRKTYSESVRADGWHHRSDALSSLIILAGIFISPYIWWIDSLLAGIVALLILYSAYEIIRDASSRLMGNPPSQKTVEQIRQIGESVCSKELNIHHIHMHEYGSHREMTLHIELPGDWPLKRAHTVARDLEDRIRENLDIEATIHIDPALKRIQD